The following nucleotide sequence is from Sphingomonas telluris.
GGAGCCTTCTGGCCGATCCTCGGAGCGCTATTCGTGCTCGCCTCCGGATTCACGGCCTTGCAGGTCGCGGCCAATCCGCTTGCAGCCGACCTTGGTCCTCAGAAGCGCACCCACTTCCGCCTAAACTTCGCGCAAGCCTTCAACTCGCTGGGCGTGGTCATCGGCGTTCATTTCGGGTCGCTGGTAATGCTCGGCGATCCGGCTTTGCAGTCGGGAGGGCATGGCGCGATGTCTGTCGCGAGCCGGGGTGAGGTCCTCCAAGCCGTCGACCGCGCCTTCATCATGATGGCGACCCTTCTCGGTGCCTTGCTTCTGCTATTCGCGCTGATCAGGCGGTTCCTGGCGGAGGTAGCGCCTCATCAACCGCCTCCGGTTCCCGCAGGCATGTTCGAGGCGCTGCGGTCGCGTTGGGCCATCTTCGGCGCAATCGCCATCGGGCTTTACGTCGGCGCCGAGGTGTCGGTTGGCAGCATCATGATCAACTTCCTCAACCAGCCGCACGTGCTTGGGCTGTCCTTCGAGGACGCCGGCGGCCATCTCGCCAATTTCTATTGGGGCGGCGCGCTGTGCGGGCGGATTATTGGCACGCTCTTGCTGACAAGGGTTCGCGCCTCGCGGCTCCTGACGGCCTGCGGCCTTGCCGCGGGGCTTCTCTGCGTCGTTGTTCTCGCAAGCGACGGGCCGCAGGCGGGCTATGCCGCCCTGTCGATCGGCCTCTTCAATTCGATCATGTTCCCCACGATCTTCACGATCACGCTCGAACGCTCCGGCGTCTCCCAAAGCGCCACGTCTGGCCTGCTGTGCCTGGCGATCTTCGGAGGCGCGCTCCTGCCGATCTGCGTCGGCACGCTCGCCGATCAGCTCGGTTTGGGGGCCGCCTTCGCGATTCCGCTGCTCGCGTATCTGTTCATCGCATTGTTCGCACTGTCATCTCGCAACGAGAGCTGGGGTGAGGCTGGCGTGGAGCCAGCCGTCGCCGGCTCGCCACTGCCTTAAGACTGGAGATTGCTCATGTCGCCGCTCATGCTCCTTCTCCTTGCCGGCCAATCGACCTTTACGGTCACCAACGCCTCCTATGACGGTCGGGTCGAGCGTCCCGCGGATGCTCGCCTCGTGTGGGCTGATGAATTCGAAGGGCATGCGCTGGATCAAGCGCGCTGGGTGTATGACACCGCCTTCAACAAGCAGGGCTGGTTCAACAAGGAGCGCCAATATTATTCAGCGGGACGGCCCGAGAACATTCGCGTCGCGAACGGCGTCCTGACGATCGAGGCGCGGCACGAGAAGCTCGATCCCGCGAAATTCCCCGACTGGGGAGGTCAGGATTACACGTCGGCGCGCATCTATTCGAAGGGACCGGGGTGGACCTACGGATTCTATGAAGTTCGTGCGAAGCTCCCCTGCGCCCGGGGCAGCTGGCCGGCGATCTGGATGCTCCCGGTCGACATGAAGACGTGGCCCGATGACGGCGAGATCGACATCATGGAGCAGGTCGGGGCGGAACCGAACCTGATCTACGCTTCGCTTCACACTGGCCTCTTCAATCACGTGAAGAAGACCCAGCGCAGCGCCCAGAAGCTGCTGCCGACGAGCTGCAGTGAGTTCCACCGCTACCAGCTCGACTGGAGGCCGGACTCGATCACCATCGGCGTCGACGATCGCGGTATCCTACGGGTGCGCAACGACCAGCCGGGAGGGAAGGGCGCCTGGCCCTTCGACACGCCGTTCAAGATGATCCTCAACCTCGCCATCGGCGGCGATTGGGCAGGGGCCAAGGGGATCGATGATGCCGCCATGCCTCAGCGCATGGAGGTCGATTATTTTCGTGTGTGGCAGGTGGCGCCGGGCGAGCGCGGGTAACAGGGAGATGTTCGTGGGAAAGACTATTGCGTTGCTTGCGACCGCCGCTGTCGCGCTTTCCATCTCAGCTCAGGCGATTGGCCAAAAAGCGGCGGCTGCTCAGCCGGCCGCGACCGATTCGGACCAACCCTGGCTCAATCCCAAGCTTTCACCTGAGGAACGGGCGAAGGCGGCCGTCGGCGCGATGACGCTAGACGAGAAGCTGAGACTGATCTTCGGCTATTCCGATCAGGCCGTGACCGACGTCGCGAAGGTTCCTGACGAGATCGTCTCGCCGGAGCTCAAGGCCGCGATTCAGACCCGTGCGGTCAAGGGCTCGGCGGGCTTCGTCCCGGGTGTCGCGCGCCTCGGCATTCCGGACCAGACGCAGACCGACGCCTCCATCGGCGTTCGCAACAGCCTCATCCCGAGCACGGCCTTGCCATCATCGCTCGCGACGGCGGCCAGCTTCGATCCTGAGGTCGTTCGTGCCGGCGGCGTCATGATCGGCGCAGAGACGCGGGCGACAGGGCACAACACGATGCTGTCCGGGGGCGTGAACCTGGCGCGAGAGCCCAGGAACGGCCGCAATTTCGAATATGTCGGGGAAGATCCGCTGCTCGCCGGAATGATGGCCGGCGCACTCATAGACGGTATCCAGTCCAACGACATCGTCTCTACGATCAAGCACTATGCCGTGAACGACGCCGAGACCCTTCGTACGAGCGTGGACGTGACCATTTCGGCCGAGGCCATGCGGCAATCCGACCTTCTGGCATTCGAGCTCGCCATGGAGCGCGGCAAGCCCGGATCGGTGATGTGCTCCTACAACCTCATCAACGGCCGCTGGGGCTGTGAGAACGACTACCTGCTCAACAAGGTTTTGAAGCGCGATTGGAGCTTCAAGGGCTTCGTCATGAGTGATTGGGGCGCGGTCCACTCAACCCTGTCGGCGAACGACGGCCTCGACCAGTTCACCGGCTTCTGCTGCGTCGGCGACAAGCCATGGTTCGCGCCGCCCGCGATCAAGGCCGCATTGCAGTCGGGCGAGCTCTCGCAACGACGCTTGGACGACATGGTCGAGCGCATCCTGTGGGCGCTCTATGCGAAGGGCGCCGTGGACAATCCGGTGAAGGCTGCGCCGATCGACTATGCGGCCCATGCGAAGGTCTCGCAGGCCGCGGCGGAAGCCTCGATGGTCCTCCTCAAGAACGAAGGCGGCTTGCTGCCCCTGCGTGGTGTAAAAACGATCGCCGTTATTGGCGGAAACGCGGACCGCGGCGTCATCGCCGGTGGCGGTTCGTCGGACGTGACGCCGGTGGGCGGCGCGATCCTGATCGACAAGCATACCTACATGCCGTCGGCGCCCCTGGCGGAGCTCAAGCGCGAACTGCCGAGAGCGAAGATCAGCTTCGATGGCGGGACCGACCCGGCAGCCGCCGCCGCAGCCGCAGCAGCCGCCGACGTCGCTATCGTCTTCGTGACGCAGCACAATACCGAGGGTTGGGACGGCGACCTGGAGCTCCAAAACAATCAGGACGCCCTGATCGCTGCGGTTGCGCAAGCCAACCCAAAGACGATCGTCGTGCTGGAAACAGGCGGAGCGGTGCTCATGCCATGGGCCTCCCAGGTGCCCACCATCCTCGAAGCATTCTATCCTGGCATCCGGGGTGGCGCTGCAATTGCTCGGACATTGACTGGCAAGGTGAACCCGTCGGGCCATCTGCCGATCAGCTTCCCGGCATCGCTCGACCAGCTCGCGCATCCGCAATTGCCCGGCCGCGGATCGCCCGATGGGACGCCAGCCCACATCACCTACGATGAGGGCGCCGCCATCGGATACAAATGGTACGACGTGAAGGGCTACAAA
It contains:
- a CDS encoding sugar MFS transporter — translated: MTAATDDRQRTFLAFAAVTTLFFAWGFITSNNDPLIVALRAAFSLNYTEALLTQIVFFLAYGILSLPAAWLTSRIGPVDMILGALAVMAGGCLLVVFSTNFGAFWPILGALFVLASGFTALQVAANPLAADLGPQKRTHFRLNFAQAFNSLGVVIGVHFGSLVMLGDPALQSGGHGAMSVASRGEVLQAVDRAFIMMATLLGALLLLFALIRRFLAEVAPHQPPPVPAGMFEALRSRWAIFGAIAIGLYVGAEVSVGSIMINFLNQPHVLGLSFEDAGGHLANFYWGGALCGRIIGTLLLTRVRASRLLTACGLAAGLLCVVVLASDGPQAGYAALSIGLFNSIMFPTIFTITLERSGVSQSATSGLLCLAIFGGALLPICVGTLADQLGLGAAFAIPLLAYLFIALFALSSRNESWGEAGVEPAVAGSPLP
- a CDS encoding glycoside hydrolase family 16 protein produces the protein MSPLMLLLLAGQSTFTVTNASYDGRVERPADARLVWADEFEGHALDQARWVYDTAFNKQGWFNKERQYYSAGRPENIRVANGVLTIEARHEKLDPAKFPDWGGQDYTSARIYSKGPGWTYGFYEVRAKLPCARGSWPAIWMLPVDMKTWPDDGEIDIMEQVGAEPNLIYASLHTGLFNHVKKTQRSAQKLLPTSCSEFHRYQLDWRPDSITIGVDDRGILRVRNDQPGGKGAWPFDTPFKMILNLAIGGDWAGAKGIDDAAMPQRMEVDYFRVWQVAPGERG
- a CDS encoding beta-glucosidase family protein, giving the protein MGKTIALLATAAVALSISAQAIGQKAAAAQPAATDSDQPWLNPKLSPEERAKAAVGAMTLDEKLRLIFGYSDQAVTDVAKVPDEIVSPELKAAIQTRAVKGSAGFVPGVARLGIPDQTQTDASIGVRNSLIPSTALPSSLATAASFDPEVVRAGGVMIGAETRATGHNTMLSGGVNLAREPRNGRNFEYVGEDPLLAGMMAGALIDGIQSNDIVSTIKHYAVNDAETLRTSVDVTISAEAMRQSDLLAFELAMERGKPGSVMCSYNLINGRWGCENDYLLNKVLKRDWSFKGFVMSDWGAVHSTLSANDGLDQFTGFCCVGDKPWFAPPAIKAALQSGELSQRRLDDMVERILWALYAKGAVDNPVKAAPIDYAAHAKVSQAAAEASMVLLKNEGGLLPLRGVKTIAVIGGNADRGVIAGGGSSDVTPVGGAILIDKHTYMPSAPLAELKRELPRAKISFDGGTDPAAAAAAAAAADVAIVFVTQHNTEGWDGDLELQNNQDALIAAVAQANPKTIVVLETGGAVLMPWASQVPTILEAFYPGIRGGAAIARTLTGKVNPSGHLPISFPASLDQLAHPQLPGRGSPDGTPAHITYDEGAAIGYKWYDVKGYKPLWAFGHGLSYTSFGLSDLTAQPDGKGIKLSFSIRNTGKRAGSGVAQVYVSPQDWKKVGWEAPRRLVAFAKASLKPGQSKRFELTVDPRLLATYEAAENNWHIRAGTYELRLGQSSDGEMQTVPVTLPDSVWSAATGAAS